The Lacipirellulaceae bacterium genome includes a region encoding these proteins:
- a CDS encoding glycosyltransferase has protein sequence MSRFILIDHGLKRMGGHNFQYARDMLTAAEKQGHHPVLATHRSLSPDSFPVSWEVIPAFDYQARKAHQLGVDGRSRYAVDVEGRPLAEKGPRMVLRPLERWRQRQRIDQLEAFVAGCEQVFAKTDWDPADRVFLPTLGEFDLLGLIRFLRTHPESVQLDWHMQFHFDAFKGRETEHASQQERQLRFDRQINFAKQAVPDHKFHFYATTEAMCRQYNRLGIGDFQHLPYPVGEVFRKPNEKPTVGRPLRVSCAGMVRREKYGYSLTNMLSDTADLLQQGDMQLAVQINPKRVRRHLGKAGLARATVSDCSAAGDRSPVVVVKHPLTSDEYEEFIRGSDVGLFLYDSDRYHSRASGILLEMLSAGVPVIVPGGCWLSEQIQGEQYCHARHLLKEAKISLDANLPSIWKTRDHGRVASATVAIPESNSPTERKAVLSWNWDPEQFQGQYVRITVRSIDESGNAKGDQQVSLCGVARDSAIEPAILINVPKDASYLNIELSNAYANRMMELDHLELSFINSASDAPTSRVGLIAAEPQQIPLLLREMLNHYQHYRDSARSFALQYGEQHAPERTLEILQANTHTTRLAA, from the coding sequence ATGTCACGATTCATCCTAATTGATCACGGTCTCAAGCGTATGGGAGGACACAACTTCCAGTACGCGCGCGACATGCTGACCGCCGCCGAGAAGCAGGGGCATCATCCGGTACTCGCCACTCATCGATCGCTTTCTCCCGATTCGTTTCCTGTAAGTTGGGAAGTGATTCCGGCATTCGACTATCAAGCACGCAAGGCTCACCAACTAGGTGTGGATGGTCGGAGCCGGTATGCCGTGGATGTTGAAGGTCGCCCCTTGGCTGAGAAGGGACCGCGAATGGTCCTCAGGCCGCTCGAACGCTGGCGGCAGCGGCAGCGGATTGATCAGCTCGAAGCGTTTGTCGCTGGCTGCGAACAGGTTTTTGCAAAGACCGATTGGGATCCTGCGGACCGTGTCTTCTTGCCGACCCTTGGTGAATTCGACCTGTTGGGGCTGATCCGCTTCTTGCGGACCCACCCTGAGAGCGTTCAACTCGACTGGCACATGCAGTTTCACTTCGACGCCTTCAAAGGTCGCGAGACCGAGCACGCCTCGCAGCAGGAACGCCAGCTTCGATTCGATCGGCAAATCAATTTCGCCAAGCAAGCTGTCCCCGACCACAAGTTTCATTTCTACGCCACCACTGAGGCAATGTGCCGCCAGTACAATCGCTTGGGCATCGGCGATTTTCAACATCTGCCCTACCCTGTCGGCGAGGTTTTCCGCAAGCCGAACGAGAAGCCTACCGTGGGGCGGCCGCTAAGAGTTTCGTGTGCCGGGATGGTGCGTCGTGAGAAGTATGGCTACTCACTGACGAACATGCTGAGCGATACGGCAGACCTCTTGCAGCAGGGCGACATGCAACTGGCCGTGCAGATCAACCCGAAGCGAGTCCGTCGTCATCTGGGCAAAGCGGGACTGGCAAGAGCCACGGTTAGTGATTGCTCAGCGGCTGGGGATCGTTCTCCCGTAGTCGTTGTGAAGCATCCCCTTACTTCGGACGAGTACGAAGAGTTTATCCGTGGCTCCGACGTCGGCTTGTTCCTTTACGACAGCGATCGGTACCACTCACGCGCAAGCGGAATCCTCCTCGAGATGCTCAGCGCCGGCGTGCCAGTGATCGTGCCGGGAGGGTGCTGGCTCTCGGAACAAATCCAAGGCGAGCAATATTGCCACGCTCGGCATTTGCTGAAGGAAGCCAAGATCAGTCTCGATGCGAACCTGCCCTCAATCTGGAAAACTCGAGATCATGGCCGGGTTGCTTCAGCGACCGTGGCGATCCCCGAATCCAATTCACCAACAGAACGAAAAGCCGTTCTCTCGTGGAATTGGGACCCTGAACAATTCCAAGGTCAGTACGTGCGGATTACAGTCCGTTCGATTGACGAATCAGGTAACGCGAAGGGAGATCAGCAAGTCTCCCTCTGTGGCGTCGCCCGTGACTCTGCCATTGAGCCGGCGATTCTGATCAACGTGCCCAAAGATGCTTCTTACCTAAACATCGAACTGTCCAATGCGTACGCCAATCGAATGATGGAGCTCGACCATCTCGAACTCAGCTTCATCAACAGCGCGTCCGACGCTCCGACGAGTCGGGTCGGCCTCATTGCTGCCGAGCCGCAACAGATCCCTCTGCTGCTTCGAGAAATGCTGAACCACTACCAGCACTACCGCGATTCGGCTCGAAGCTTCGCCCTCCAATACGGCGAGCAACACGCCCCTGAGCGCACGCTAGAGATTCTCCAGGCGAACACTCACACCACCCGCTTGGCGGCTTAG
- a CDS encoding class I SAM-dependent methyltransferase — protein sequence MCTVATKSEQLSAFASRMDQAMNEASLMLMLSLGHRTGLLDTMAAMESATSEEIARRAKLNERYVREWLGAMFTGGIVELDAEANTYRLPPRHAHWLTRGGLGDNYASLAQWIGLLGSAEDLVAEAFKHGQGVPYSAYRRFHEVMAEESEHTVVNALEEHILPLVPGLTQRLEEGIEVADVGCGRGEAALRLATLFPNSRFTGLDFSEDAIAAAMTEASERGLSNVRFMLQDAGDWNARGQFDLVLAFDAVHDQIDPGRVLENIYSALREDGVFLMQDIGASSHTHQNKDHAMGTFLYTISCMHCMSVSLASGGAGLGAVWGKELAIDMLDHAGFSNVAVEELPHDDMNYYYVCEKE from the coding sequence ATGTGTACGGTAGCAACCAAGAGCGAGCAGCTCAGCGCATTCGCGAGCCGCATGGACCAAGCGATGAACGAGGCCAGTCTGATGTTGATGCTTTCGCTTGGGCATCGCACGGGATTGCTCGACACGATGGCGGCAATGGAGTCAGCCACCAGCGAAGAGATCGCTAGGCGAGCCAAGCTGAACGAACGCTATGTTCGCGAGTGGCTCGGCGCGATGTTCACCGGCGGGATTGTTGAGTTGGATGCCGAGGCGAATACCTATCGCCTTCCACCCCGGCACGCCCATTGGCTGACGCGGGGCGGGTTGGGAGATAACTATGCCTCGCTCGCTCAATGGATTGGTTTGCTGGGGAGTGCTGAGGACTTGGTGGCCGAAGCGTTCAAGCATGGACAGGGCGTGCCGTACTCGGCTTACCGACGCTTTCACGAAGTGATGGCTGAGGAGAGCGAACACACGGTCGTCAACGCTCTGGAAGAACACATATTGCCGCTCGTCCCCGGCCTGACGCAGCGGCTTGAGGAGGGGATTGAGGTGGCCGACGTAGGATGTGGGCGCGGTGAAGCGGCGCTGAGATTAGCAACTTTGTTTCCCAACAGCCGCTTCACCGGGCTCGACTTTAGTGAAGACGCGATCGCCGCCGCGATGACCGAAGCGAGTGAACGCGGCTTGAGTAACGTCCGCTTCATGCTGCAAGACGCGGGCGACTGGAATGCACGTGGCCAGTTTGATCTCGTGCTGGCATTTGACGCCGTTCACGATCAGATCGATCCGGGCCGAGTGTTAGAGAATATCTACTCGGCGCTACGCGAGGACGGTGTCTTCTTGATGCAAGACATTGGTGCTTCCAGCCATACCCACCAAAACAAAGACCACGCCATGGGGACGTTTCTGTACACGATTTCTTGCATGCACTGCATGAGTGTCTCGCTCGCCTCGGGCGGAGCGGGCTTAGGAGCCGTGTGGGGTAAGGAACTGGCGATCGACATGCTCGACCACGCAGGTTTCAGCAACGTCGCGGTCGAGGAGCTGCCGCACGATGACATGAATTACTACTACGTTTGCGAGAAGGAGTAA
- a CDS encoding NAD(P)H-hydrate dehydratase, whose protein sequence is MQNLTEQPLPQLPERDTDSHKGDYGRVLVIAGSRGMAGAAGLTGMAALRSGAGLVTVATPVGVQDTVASYSPCYTTIPLLEDEYGIVDLGNVIELSSVRNQYDAWAIGPGLGITEGSTELVGQLYCDVPCPLVVDADGLNALAKLVERSPQILENPAGPRFLTPHPGEFARLLGEESPTSEEERARKASDFASRDSSGQTTVVLKGHRTVIARGDEYAVNDTGNPGMATGGTGDCLTGVIAGLAAQGMPSFEAARLAVHVHGKAGDQAAEKLGQLSLVSSDLLDFLPGAFLSL, encoded by the coding sequence ATGCAAAATCTAACGGAACAACCGCTGCCTCAACTGCCAGAGCGTGACACCGATAGCCACAAGGGCGACTATGGTCGGGTGTTGGTGATCGCCGGTTCGCGAGGAATGGCGGGGGCGGCGGGGCTGACGGGAATGGCGGCATTGCGTAGCGGAGCCGGACTGGTAACCGTAGCCACACCCGTTGGCGTTCAGGATACGGTTGCGAGCTATTCACCGTGCTACACGACGATTCCGCTGCTCGAAGACGAGTACGGCATCGTGGATTTGGGCAACGTTATTGAGCTCTCTTCGGTCCGCAATCAATACGATGCTTGGGCGATCGGCCCTGGCTTGGGTATTACTGAAGGGTCAACGGAGTTGGTTGGCCAACTGTATTGCGACGTACCGTGTCCACTGGTTGTCGATGCCGACGGGCTTAACGCTTTAGCGAAGCTAGTCGAGCGATCACCACAGATTCTTGAAAACCCCGCCGGGCCACGGTTCCTGACGCCACATCCGGGAGAGTTCGCGCGTCTGCTCGGCGAAGAGTCTCCGACGTCCGAGGAAGAACGGGCTCGAAAGGCGTCGGACTTCGCGTCCCGAGATTCCTCTGGGCAAACAACCGTTGTTCTCAAGGGTCATCGAACCGTCATTGCCCGCGGAGACGAGTACGCCGTCAACGACACGGGGAACCCAGGAATGGCTACCGGCGGCACCGGTGACTGTTTGACGGGCGTGATCGCGGGTTTAGCCGCCCAGGGGATGCCTTCCTTCGAGGCAGCGCGACTTGCCGTGCATGTCCACGGCAAGGCAGGAGACCAGGCGGCAGAGAAACTGGGGCAGTTGTCGTTGGTTTCAAGCGATCTCTTGGATTTTCTGCCTGGGGCGTTTCTTTCGCTCTAG
- a CDS encoding glycosyltransferase family 2 protein, whose amino-acid sequence MGPHPLETPVVMLVFNRPDMTARVLAEVAKQRPKTLFVCGDGPRVDRPNEASQVAATRALFENLDWDCDLRTRFSMENHGCKLGVAEGLNWVFGQTEQAIILEDDCLPDPTFFPFCEQLLKRYADDQRVMAISGNNWQDGQSRSPDSYYFSKYMHCWGWATWRRAWQKCDLSLSRWPSFRDSGGPELMADSPAEADYWRYIFERQFGGEIDSWAFAYQFTCWAEHGLTALPATNLVSNIGFGEAGTHTKNADHPHANQPTVPIHEITHPASVYRHREADRYSFGRCYYQDKLTRKLRRAARQLFSNNLLAPSRAA is encoded by the coding sequence ATGGGACCCCACCCCTTAGAAACCCCTGTCGTGATGTTGGTGTTCAACCGCCCAGACATGACCGCCCGCGTGTTAGCGGAAGTGGCCAAACAACGCCCCAAGACGTTGTTTGTCTGCGGAGATGGACCGCGTGTGGATCGTCCCAACGAAGCCTCGCAGGTCGCCGCGACGAGGGCACTTTTCGAGAATCTCGATTGGGATTGCGATCTAAGAACACGGTTCTCTATGGAGAATCACGGCTGCAAGCTCGGCGTCGCCGAAGGTTTGAACTGGGTCTTTGGGCAAACTGAGCAAGCAATCATTCTCGAAGACGATTGCCTGCCCGACCCCACATTCTTTCCTTTCTGCGAACAACTGCTCAAGCGGTATGCAGACGATCAGCGCGTAATGGCTATCAGCGGCAACAACTGGCAAGATGGGCAAAGCCGCTCCCCGGACAGTTACTACTTCAGCAAATACATGCACTGCTGGGGCTGGGCCACGTGGCGGCGTGCTTGGCAAAAATGCGACTTGTCGCTTAGCCGTTGGCCAAGTTTCCGCGACTCAGGCGGCCCGGAACTCATGGCCGACTCCCCAGCCGAAGCCGACTACTGGCGCTACATCTTCGAGCGTCAGTTCGGCGGCGAAATCGACAGTTGGGCGTTCGCTTATCAATTCACCTGCTGGGCAGAGCATGGCCTGACCGCTCTTCCGGCGACCAACCTCGTCAGCAACATTGGCTTCGGCGAAGCAGGAACGCACACAAAAAACGCAGATCATCCCCATGCCAACCAGCCGACGGTGCCGATACATGAGATAACTCATCCGGCCAGCGTCTATCGCCATCGGGAAGCAGACCGATATTCCTTCGGTCGCTGCTATTACCAAGACAAACTCACACGAAAGCTCCGTCGAGCCGCCCGCCAGCTCTTCTCAAACAACCTGCTAGCACCCTCGCGAGCCGCCTAA
- a CDS encoding glycosyltransferase has translation MSRKAIAMRIDHINTLATGGAAVAAMRLHESLCAAGVESRFWYRPPRRDRKRGANLQKLAASEELRWTKPEPSFWGRLKSRVRYRWQRINLKRSLKGRPHGLEIFTLPNQAETTPVDFDARGTDVIHLHWIANFVDYESFFASIDDQTPIVWTLHDMNPLTGGCHHADACEEYKQSCSVCPQMGPAALPRLVPEAWKTKVDSLAGKNLHLVAPSRWMEQCARASSIGQQANSIQTIPHGLDLEVFKPSEKHSAKQRLGIPTDEPTIGCGAASLRNPRKGFQDLLAAVAKVKHEGPIHLIAFGNATKDVALPTGVQLHPLGVIESTTQLAKAYSAMDVFAQPSRAESFGLVSVEAMACGVPVVAYDTTAVPEYVLPGQTGLLSQLGDVAGLADDLQWMLDNQEARQRMSQAARQFVLEHFDQRVQTPRYAELYRALVAQSAETRAA, from the coding sequence ATGTCGCGCAAGGCTATTGCTATGCGAATCGATCACATCAACACCCTCGCCACCGGCGGTGCTGCCGTCGCGGCCATGCGCCTGCACGAATCGCTGTGCGCGGCGGGTGTGGAGAGTCGATTTTGGTATAGGCCGCCGCGGCGAGACCGCAAGCGAGGGGCTAACCTTCAGAAGCTGGCCGCAAGCGAGGAGTTACGTTGGACAAAGCCTGAACCATCGTTCTGGGGGCGACTGAAGAGTCGGGTCCGCTATCGCTGGCAAAGAATCAATCTCAAGCGTTCGTTGAAAGGGCGCCCTCATGGGCTGGAGATCTTCACACTGCCAAATCAAGCGGAAACGACTCCCGTCGACTTCGACGCCCGCGGGACCGACGTTATTCACCTGCACTGGATCGCCAACTTCGTTGATTACGAGTCGTTCTTCGCGAGTATCGACGACCAAACGCCCATCGTCTGGACGCTGCACGATATGAACCCGCTGACTGGCGGTTGCCATCATGCGGACGCTTGTGAAGAGTACAAGCAGTCCTGCAGCGTTTGTCCGCAAATGGGACCAGCGGCACTCCCCCGGCTCGTCCCGGAGGCTTGGAAAACAAAAGTCGATTCCCTGGCCGGCAAGAACTTGCACCTTGTTGCCCCCAGTCGTTGGATGGAACAGTGCGCACGCGCTAGTTCGATCGGTCAGCAAGCAAATAGTATTCAGACGATTCCCCACGGCCTTGATCTAGAAGTCTTCAAGCCCAGCGAAAAGCATTCTGCCAAGCAGCGACTTGGCATTCCCACCGACGAACCAACCATCGGCTGCGGTGCCGCTTCACTGAGGAATCCTCGGAAAGGTTTTCAAGACCTGCTTGCCGCAGTAGCAAAGGTGAAACACGAGGGACCGATCCACCTGATTGCCTTCGGAAATGCGACCAAAGACGTGGCGCTACCCACAGGTGTCCAATTGCATCCGCTTGGTGTGATTGAGAGCACCACTCAACTTGCCAAAGCTTACTCGGCGATGGACGTGTTCGCTCAACCAAGCCGGGCGGAGTCGTTCGGGCTCGTGAGTGTTGAGGCAATGGCCTGCGGCGTGCCGGTCGTTGCGTACGACACGACCGCTGTCCCCGAATACGTGTTGCCTGGTCAGACGGGGCTACTCTCGCAGCTAGGCGATGTCGCTGGCTTGGCGGACGACCTGCAGTGGATGCTCGACAATCAGGAAGCACGACAGCGGATGTCGCAAGCAGCACGTCAGTTTGTTCTCGAGCACTTCGATCAGCGTGTGCAGACGCCACGGTATGCCGAACTCTACCGCGCTCTGGTAGCCCAGTCCGCAGAAACGAGGGCCGCCTAA
- a CDS encoding nitroreductase family protein codes for MYTLTAIQERRSVKHYDTSFDMPQADIDRLLDLALLSPTSFNIQNWRFVLIKDPELKKSVRAAAWDQAQVEEAQLTFVLCGDIKAYGREPERYWQNAPEEIGNTLVPMIGNFYNGRESVQRDEVMRSCGIAAQTLMLAAKAMGYDSCPMIGFDRDRVAELIHLPDDHEIAMMLVIGKAAQPARPRGGQLPREEVVIENFFPAD; via the coding sequence TTGTACACCCTCACTGCCATCCAAGAACGCCGTTCGGTCAAGCATTACGACACCTCGTTTGACATGCCTCAAGCAGACATTGATCGCCTGCTCGACCTGGCCCTGCTCTCGCCCACGTCCTTCAACATCCAGAACTGGCGATTCGTACTGATCAAAGATCCTGAGCTGAAGAAGTCCGTCCGGGCCGCGGCTTGGGACCAGGCACAAGTCGAAGAGGCACAACTGACGTTTGTCCTTTGCGGGGACATCAAAGCTTACGGTCGGGAACCTGAACGCTATTGGCAGAATGCTCCTGAAGAAATAGGCAATACGTTGGTTCCGATGATCGGCAACTTCTACAACGGGCGTGAGTCCGTCCAGCGGGACGAGGTGATGCGTTCCTGCGGCATCGCTGCTCAGACGCTGATGCTTGCCGCGAAGGCGATGGGCTACGACTCGTGCCCGATGATCGGCTTTGACCGTGACCGCGTTGCCGAGTTGATCCACCTGCCGGACGATCACGAAATTGCCATGATGCTTGTCATCGGCAAGGCCGCCCAGCCCGCGCGCCCACGAGGAGGGCAACTACCGCGTGAAGAGGTGGTTATCGAGAACTTCTTCCCAGCGGATTGA
- a CDS encoding AAA family ATPase codes for MYTDYWQLAAKPFEARYDESFYFSCAAHQATLHKLRYLLGSRRAAGLLAGPAGVGKTQLISVLKQQAGESNRPFVEVVFPQMTERDLLVYLAEQLGAPPAAEPRYTVEESLRRLQFVLKNNAQQERHAVVVVDEAHLLEDTGLLEPLRLLLNLNDAGQPLFTLLLVGQPSLLPAIARFGALEERLDSKATLQPLDAEDTCQYIEHRLKTAGATREIFDVDALLAAHQLTGGLPRRINRLCDLALLVGFANEQPTIDAETLQSVRDELVGVTPLAA; via the coding sequence ATGTACACTGACTACTGGCAACTTGCGGCAAAGCCTTTTGAAGCACGGTACGACGAGAGTTTCTACTTCTCCTGTGCTGCTCATCAGGCGACGCTTCACAAGCTGCGTTACTTGCTCGGTAGCCGTCGAGCCGCGGGCCTGCTTGCCGGTCCAGCCGGGGTTGGCAAGACACAGCTCATCTCGGTGCTCAAGCAACAAGCGGGTGAATCGAATCGTCCGTTTGTCGAAGTGGTCTTTCCACAGATGACTGAACGCGATTTGCTCGTCTACTTGGCGGAGCAACTTGGGGCACCGCCGGCTGCGGAACCCCGTTACACCGTCGAAGAAAGCCTGCGCCGTTTGCAATTCGTCCTGAAAAACAACGCCCAGCAAGAGCGTCACGCAGTGGTTGTCGTGGATGAGGCCCACCTCCTCGAAGATACAGGGCTGCTAGAACCACTTCGGTTACTACTGAATCTAAACGATGCGGGACAGCCTTTGTTTACATTGTTGCTCGTCGGGCAACCAAGCTTACTGCCAGCGATTGCTCGTTTCGGAGCACTCGAAGAACGACTCGACTCCAAGGCGACTCTGCAACCTTTGGATGCTGAAGACACCTGCCAATACATTGAGCACCGCCTAAAAACTGCCGGTGCGACACGCGAAATCTTCGACGTGGATGCTTTGCTGGCGGCACATCAACTGACGGGCGGGCTGCCGCGGAGGATTAATCGCCTTTGCGACCTTGCATTGCTGGTGGGCTTTGCTAATGAGCAGCCAACGATCGACGCGGAGACGCTTCAATCAGTGCGGGACGAGTTGGTGGGCGTCACGCCGCTCGCGGCTTAG
- a CDS encoding metallophosphoesterase family protein encodes MPESPTRIALFGGVYSNYLALEAALADADKRGVDEIHCLGDFGAFGPHPDRTLEILRDRNVICLQGNYDDSIGNELEDCQCGYTDPRDNYFAQLSYDYTLANTSSEHRAWMRALPPTRRLEIAGRTALLCHGSPRRVNEFLWESTTSTHFLDSLAAEHKADLILATHTGIKWQRELAGGKHFVNVGVLGRPENDGQTNVWYTLLVISSEEVRVEFVSIEYDHRRLAQEMRAEQLPEEFVEAILTGWWTTCLEVLPSKERRRGKH; translated from the coding sequence GTGCCCGAATCCCCAACACGAATCGCCCTCTTCGGCGGCGTCTACAGCAACTATCTGGCTCTCGAAGCAGCTCTTGCTGATGCCGACAAGCGGGGCGTTGATGAGATTCACTGCCTAGGCGACTTCGGAGCGTTCGGTCCTCATCCTGATCGAACGCTCGAAATCCTCAGAGATAGAAACGTTATCTGCCTGCAAGGGAACTACGACGATTCGATCGGCAACGAGCTGGAAGACTGCCAGTGCGGCTACACCGATCCGCGGGACAATTACTTTGCGCAGCTAAGCTACGACTACACGTTGGCCAATACGTCGTCGGAACACAGGGCCTGGATGCGCGCGCTTCCTCCGACTCGACGATTGGAAATAGCCGGTCGCACTGCCCTGCTCTGCCACGGCAGCCCACGCCGCGTCAACGAGTTCCTTTGGGAAAGCACTACCAGCACGCACTTTCTTGACTCGCTCGCAGCCGAACACAAGGCTGATCTCATCCTGGCTACCCATACGGGCATCAAGTGGCAGCGTGAATTAGCCGGCGGTAAGCACTTCGTAAACGTCGGCGTACTCGGACGCCCCGAAAACGATGGCCAGACGAACGTCTGGTACACGCTTCTCGTAATCAGCAGCGAAGAGGTGAGAGTCGAATTCGTCTCCATCGAATACGATCACCGACGGCTTGCGCAAGAAATGCGAGCAGAGCAATTGCCCGAGGAGTTCGTCGAAGCGATTCTCACCGGCTGGTGGACGACGTGCTTGGAGGTTTTACCAAGCAAGGAGCGAAGGCGGGGAAAACACTAG
- a CDS encoding magnesium chelatase, whose amino-acid sequence MSDTPDSTPQASTLAELKESSWKSRTVKQEIHDNFLEKLRGDEPLYPGIVGYDSTVIPELNVALLAQHDMLFLGEKGQAKSRLMRLIAEFLDPAIPYIDDPEIPLHDDPLNPITRRGKEIVANLPPEEIRIGWWRREDRYAERLAPGTKFADIIGEIDPAKLAAGVSMGAEGALHFGLIPRMHRGIFAMNELPELDELVQVGLFNILEERDVQIRGYPVKFDIDVLILFSANPATYNRSGKVIPQLKDRIGSMIQTHYPLERQLGVEIMEQEVEDGSSNEVVVPYFMKELVEEISRAARESKFVDQQSGVSARLSLANYRTMLASARHRAAVLGESPAVPRISDLGHLYASSLGKLELDLMGTHQMSERQVLDAVVAEAISTVFNEYVDKHGLAEIAEIFSQGVKIEVGDMLPSTHYAELIQRVPPVWDKAFEVNASESPAVRASCVEFILAGLYATDRISRSQSHGRIVYET is encoded by the coding sequence ATGTCCGACACGCCCGATTCCACTCCGCAAGCTTCTACCCTTGCTGAACTCAAAGAAAGCAGCTGGAAAAGTCGCACCGTCAAGCAAGAGATTCACGATAACTTCCTCGAAAAGCTACGTGGTGACGAGCCCCTGTATCCGGGGATTGTTGGCTATGACAGCACGGTCATCCCCGAACTCAACGTCGCTTTGCTCGCTCAGCACGACATGCTTTTCCTCGGCGAAAAAGGCCAAGCGAAGAGCCGACTGATGCGACTGATTGCGGAGTTTCTCGATCCGGCGATTCCCTACATCGATGATCCTGAGATTCCTCTGCACGACGACCCGCTGAATCCAATCACCAGGCGAGGTAAGGAGATCGTTGCCAACCTGCCGCCTGAGGAGATTCGTATCGGCTGGTGGCGCCGGGAAGATCGCTACGCGGAACGGTTAGCTCCCGGCACGAAGTTCGCTGACATCATCGGCGAGATCGACCCCGCGAAACTCGCAGCGGGCGTTAGCATGGGCGCCGAAGGAGCTTTGCACTTCGGTTTGATTCCGCGCATGCACCGTGGCATTTTCGCGATGAACGAACTGCCTGAGCTTGACGAGCTCGTCCAGGTGGGCCTCTTCAACATTCTCGAAGAACGCGACGTCCAGATCCGTGGCTATCCGGTGAAGTTCGATATCGACGTGCTGATCCTCTTCAGCGCCAACCCTGCCACCTACAATCGTAGCGGCAAAGTGATTCCGCAATTGAAGGATCGCATCGGCTCGATGATCCAGACCCACTATCCACTCGAACGCCAATTAGGCGTCGAGATTATGGAGCAAGAAGTTGAGGACGGCAGTAGCAACGAAGTCGTGGTCCCGTACTTCATGAAGGAACTCGTTGAAGAGATCAGCCGCGCTGCTCGCGAGTCAAAGTTCGTCGATCAACAATCGGGTGTCTCGGCAAGGTTATCGCTGGCCAACTATCGCACAATGCTTGCTTCCGCCCGGCATCGTGCGGCTGTACTTGGTGAATCGCCAGCAGTGCCGCGGATCAGCGATCTGGGACATCTGTATGCGTCGTCGCTCGGCAAGCTCGAACTCGACCTCATGGGCACCCACCAAATGAGCGAACGGCAAGTGCTCGACGCTGTGGTTGCCGAAGCGATTTCCACCGTGTTCAACGAGTACGTGGACAAACATGGCTTAGCCGAGATTGCTGAGATCTTTTCCCAGGGCGTCAAGATCGAAGTGGGCGACATGCTCCCTTCAACCCACTACGCTGAGCTAATCCAGCGTGTTCCGCCGGTTTGGGACAAGGCTTTCGAGGTGAATGCGAGCGAAAGCCCCGCTGTGCGAGCTTCCTGCGTGGAGTTCATCCTCGCGGGACTCTACGCGACGGACCGGATCAGCCGAAGCCAGAGCCACGGGCGGATTGTTTACGAAACCTAA
- the larB gene encoding nickel pincer cofactor biosynthesis protein LarB codes for MDSKTQKIATASIDLDRARRCGFPEVIYGEGKPAETIAEIATLLLERGESVLATRVDPAKAKELQKLIPDATYNETARTIRVSLESANDKPLGKVAVISAGTSDLPVAEEARETLLWMGVEASIIHDVGVAGPHRLPERLPEFADSDALVVVAGMEGALPSVVGGYVACPVFAVPTSVGYGANFGGLSALLSMLNSCASNVAVVNIDAGFKAGYLAGLVATQKHSR; via the coding sequence ATGGACTCGAAGACTCAAAAAATCGCAACCGCGTCGATCGATCTCGACCGTGCCCGCCGCTGCGGTTTTCCTGAGGTCATCTATGGAGAAGGAAAGCCGGCTGAGACCATTGCAGAAATCGCGACGCTCCTACTTGAGCGTGGAGAAAGCGTTCTCGCGACAAGAGTTGACCCGGCCAAGGCGAAAGAGCTGCAGAAGCTAATTCCCGACGCCACCTACAACGAAACTGCCAGAACGATTCGCGTGAGTCTCGAGTCCGCGAACGACAAGCCATTAGGAAAAGTCGCGGTGATTTCTGCCGGGACGAGCGACTTACCCGTCGCCGAAGAGGCTCGCGAAACCCTGTTGTGGATGGGCGTTGAAGCGAGCATCATTCACGATGTTGGCGTGGCCGGGCCGCATCGCTTGCCGGAGCGACTACCGGAGTTTGCCGACTCAGACGCCCTCGTTGTGGTCGCTGGAATGGAGGGAGCGCTGCCCAGCGTCGTTGGCGGATATGTTGCTTGCCCCGTGTTTGCCGTGCCAACGAGTGTGGGCTACGGTGCGAACTTCGGCGGGCTTTCGGCATTGCTCTCGATGCTTAACAGCTGTGCAAGTAACGTGGCCGTGGTGAACATCGACGCGGGCTTCAAGGCAGGTTACCTGGCCGGGCTCGTGGCCACCCAAAAGCACTCTCGTTAG